From a region of the uncultured Desulfatiglans sp. genome:
- the acsA gene encoding Acetyl-coenzyme A synthetase, whose translation MIKARIKAEDPNAQMGSYSNFYRAFAWDDIHRELRRSPGEPLNIVAYAIDRWAEDPEHGQRPALVFDRAGEARSWTYAQLQTISSQWGAMLLDLGLKAGDRLFIFVPPCPEIYFAMLGCARVGIIFCPLYPTLGFDELDQRIRNASPRALLTHPETVETLPPEVLGPVEHVLFTEGPLPRVFNRETLIPQRLPGGTTILPPVLLAEDSPLYLIYTSGSTGPPKGVVHAHRDLAGHLMTGRYVLDLSPGTVLWTDGHPAWVMATVYSTFAPWLCGATSVVLGDPFSASNCYRTLERHKVSVWYTTPMTIKKLMEAGEDLPTRYDLSNLRHVLTVGEALAPEHFYWVRSHLQHSPHDTWWMSETGMICFANFPSMDIKPGSMGRPVPGIEASVLDEKGEPLPFLSMGELALKTPWPALMTGIWQDRERFLAYFPFEGWFSTGDMVIMDEEGYYYHQGRMDDLIKIGEKVIGPFEIEHILFQHPAVAESAVIAKTAQPNQPHLKAFVKLNTGIAPSGRMNQEIKAFVKANLSPDTPLREVEFVDNLPKTSAGKLLRRVLRARELGLPTGDPSRMQD comes from the coding sequence ATGATCAAGGCTCGTATCAAGGCAGAAGACCCGAATGCCCAAATGGGCTCCTACAGCAATTTTTACCGCGCCTTCGCCTGGGACGACATCCACCGGGAGCTGCGACGCTCACCCGGCGAACCGCTCAACATCGTCGCCTACGCCATCGACCGCTGGGCGGAGGACCCGGAGCACGGACAGCGACCGGCGCTCGTCTTCGACCGGGCGGGGGAAGCGCGCTCCTGGACATACGCCCAATTGCAGACGATCTCCTCGCAATGGGGCGCCATGCTCCTCGACCTTGGCCTGAAGGCCGGCGACCGGCTGTTCATCTTCGTGCCACCCTGCCCCGAGATCTATTTCGCGATGCTCGGCTGCGCCCGCGTGGGGATCATTTTCTGCCCGCTCTACCCGACCCTCGGGTTCGACGAATTGGATCAGCGCATCCGCAACGCCTCTCCACGCGCGCTGCTGACCCATCCCGAAACCGTCGAAACCCTCCCGCCCGAGGTCCTGGGCCCCGTCGAACACGTGCTTTTCACGGAAGGCCCGCTGCCGCGGGTCTTCAACCGCGAGACCCTGATCCCCCAGAGGCTGCCGGGCGGCACCACGATCCTTCCCCCGGTCCTCCTGGCCGAGGACAGCCCGCTCTACCTCATCTACACCTCCGGCTCGACCGGGCCTCCGAAAGGGGTCGTGCACGCCCACCGCGACCTCGCCGGGCACCTGATGACCGGCCGGTACGTGCTGGACCTCTCCCCGGGGACCGTGCTCTGGACGGACGGCCACCCGGCCTGGGTGATGGCGACCGTTTACAGCACCTTCGCACCGTGGCTTTGCGGGGCGACGAGCGTGGTGCTGGGGGACCCCTTCTCGGCCTCGAACTGTTACCGGACCCTCGAACGGCACAAGGTGTCCGTGTGGTACACGACCCCCATGACGATCAAGAAGCTCATGGAGGCCGGTGAAGACCTGCCGACGCGCTACGACCTCTCGAACCTCCGTCATGTCCTGACGGTCGGAGAGGCCCTCGCCCCGGAGCATTTCTACTGGGTCAGGAGCCACCTCCAGCACTCTCCGCATGACACCTGGTGGATGAGCGAGACCGGGATGATCTGCTTTGCGAATTTCCCCTCCATGGACATCAAGCCCGGGTCCATGGGCAGGCCCGTCCCGGGCATCGAGGCCTCCGTCCTCGACGAGAAGGGGGAGCCGCTGCCGTTTCTCTCCATGGGGGAGCTGGCGCTCAAGACGCCCTGGCCCGCGCTCATGACCGGCATCTGGCAGGATCGAGAGCGCTTCCTGGCGTACTTTCCCTTCGAAGGCTGGTTTTCCACAGGAGACATGGTCATCATGGACGAGGAGGGCTACTACTACCACCAGGGGCGGATGGACGACCTCATCAAGATCGGGGAGAAGGTCATCGGTCCCTTCGAGATCGAGCACATCCTCTTTCAGCATCCGGCCGTGGCCGAATCCGCCGTCATCGCGAAGACCGCCCAGCCGAACCAGCCGCACCTGAAGGCCTTCGTGAAGCTGAACACCGGCATAGCCCCGAGCGGGCGGATGAACCAGGAGATCAAGGCCTTTGTCAAGGCCAATCTTTCTCCCGACACCCCCTTGCGGGAAGTGGAATTTGTTGATAACCTCCCTAAGACAAGCGCAGGGAAGCTCCTGCGGCGCGTCCTGAGGGCGCGCGAACTGGGCCTGCCGACCGGCGACCCCTCCCGCATGCAGGACTGA
- a CDS encoding Acetyltransferase: MDDRVTHFDKYGMPVELRVADASVLPELLDMYDGFEPKPASQGLPPSNPTACRSWVAFLLDSGVNLCAHRCDRLIGHAAILIDPAKCDAEFLIFVHQDFRSKGIGTILTRRTLELARDRGIGCVWLTVETVNFHAVRLYRNIGFQFCDAFDCERMMRIDIEGP, encoded by the coding sequence GTGGATGACAGGGTGACCCATTTCGACAAATACGGGATGCCGGTGGAACTCAGGGTGGCCGATGCGTCTGTGCTCCCGGAACTGCTCGACATGTACGATGGCTTCGAACCGAAACCGGCTTCACAGGGGCTTCCCCCCTCCAATCCGACCGCATGCCGGTCCTGGGTTGCGTTTCTCCTGGACAGCGGGGTCAACCTCTGCGCCCACCGCTGCGACCGGCTGATCGGGCATGCCGCGATCCTGATCGATCCGGCGAAATGCGACGCTGAATTCCTGATCTTCGTGCATCAGGATTTCCGCAGCAAGGGGATCGGGACCATCCTGACCCGGCGCACCCTCGAACTTGCCCGGGACCGGGGCATCGGATGCGTCTGGTTGACCGTCGAAACCGTCAACTTCCATGCGGTGAGGCTTTACCGCAATATCGGGTTCCAGTTCTGCGACGCCTTCGACTGCGAAAGGATGATGCGGATAGACATCGAAGGGCCATAG
- a CDS encoding exported hypothetical protein (Evidence 5 : Unknown function) translates to MQRQRSILLLTIMIVSVAAACAGIRPAEQPPDRSPLREKGYRVELGIVKAADELETPPSIPTRLRFELEKQLMTAGLRPSEGQGEKRLRLDVETRATYQGFAARSGIAANYAYSALFSRVVLVDPTDESVLAETVVKTFNGFGSWTADMTEIDHAAEIVRYVASIDPS, encoded by the coding sequence ATGCAAAGACAGCGATCGATTCTGCTTCTCACCATCATGATCGTCAGCGTCGCAGCGGCCTGCGCCGGGATCCGGCCTGCGGAACAACCCCCCGATCGTTCACCGCTTCGCGAGAAGGGCTACCGGGTCGAACTGGGCATCGTCAAGGCCGCAGACGAACTGGAAACGCCCCCGTCGATCCCTACCCGGCTGCGCTTCGAACTGGAAAAGCAGCTCATGACCGCAGGCCTCCGGCCGAGCGAAGGGCAGGGGGAAAAAAGGCTGCGCCTTGACGTGGAAACGCGCGCGACCTACCAGGGCTTCGCCGCCCGAAGCGGCATCGCCGCCAACTACGCCTACTCCGCTCTCTTTTCGCGGGTGGTTCTGGTGGATCCCACCGATGAAAGCGTTCTGGCGGAAACCGTCGTGAAGACCTTCAACGGCTTCGGTTCCTGGACGGCCGACATGACCGAGATCGATCACGCCGCCGAGATCGTGCGCTACGTCGCTTCGATCGATCCGTCGTAG